A window of the Dryobates pubescens isolate bDryPub1 chromosome 36, bDryPub1.pri, whole genome shotgun sequence genome harbors these coding sequences:
- the LOC104308171 gene encoding LOW QUALITY PROTEIN: granzyme B(G,H)-like (The sequence of the model RefSeq protein was modified relative to this genomic sequence to represent the inferred CDS: inserted 3 bases in 2 codons; substituted 1 base at 1 genomic stop codon), which produces MLLLLISAFVLLPWAGAGRIVGGQDVKPHSRPYMACVSVTSDLGGCNPETFTCGGFLIHPGAELSAAHCVAGRREGSVFLKVTIRVTLGAHNMKEEEPGWQVFHVDHWVIHPSYSETNLKNYIMLLKLKPKAKLTKEXTSQNDYVKPGRTCQVAVWGRTSPNEGLSSVLREVDLKVQRKXCVKTFKRQXIQQAMICAGDKDGKKSTLPGDSGGPLVCKGKAHGIISHGHRNHFFPLVFTRVSYFELWIRKELSRFLLQGLPEASSSD; this is translated from the exons atgctgcttctgctcatAAGTGCTTTTGTCCTTCTCccgtgggctggggctg GAAGGATCGTTGGTGGACAGGACGTTAAGCCCCACTCCAGGCCCTACATGGCCTGTGTGTCTGTTACAAGTGACTTAGGTGGATGTAATCCAGAGACATTTACGTGTGGAGGCTTCTTGATCcacccaggagcagagctctccGCAGCTCACTGTGtggctggaagaagggaaggctctgtcTTTCT GAAAGTGACTATCAGAGTCACCCTGGGAGCCCACAACATGAAAGAGGAAGAACCAGGTTGGCAGGTCTTCCACGTTGACCACTGGGTCATCCACCCCAGTTATTCAGAAACTAACCTCAAAAATTACATCATGCTGCTGAAG ctgAAGCCAAAAGCCAAACTGACTAAGGA GACCAGTCAAAATGATTATGTGAAACCAGGAAGGACATGCCAAGTAGCTGTCTGGGGCAGGACATCACCAAATGAAGGCCTGAGTAGTGTTCTGAGAGAAGTGGACCTGAAGGTGCAGAGAA ACTGTGTGAAGACTTTCAAGAGGCAGTAGATACAGCAGGCTATGATCTGTGCTGGTGATAAGGATGGCAAAAAATCTACTTTACCT GGTGATTCTGGTGGCCCCTTGGTCTGCAAAGGGAAGGCTCATGGCATCATTTCCCATGGACACAGAAATCACTTCTTCCCTTTAGTATTTACCAGAGTGTCCTATTTTGAGCTCTGGATACGTAAAGAGCTGAGCAGGTTTCTGCTCCAAGGCCTGCCTGAGGCTTCCTCCTCGGACTAA
- the LOC104299629 gene encoding olfactory receptor 10A7: MATGNHTLLTRFVLSGWSNHPQVQLLLFFTFCLIYTITITGNLLILMVTVHPSLHMPMYFFLRVLSLLDISTASTVVPKMLASFLSEDRSISYMGCASQLYWVIFSTATECYLLAAMAYDRYVAVCSPLRYAAIMNSRVCLSFVLLACCSGTVVSVVQTAWVLTLPFCGPRKMNSFFCDIPPLLMLSCTDTFPYEMQIIVATVLVLFTPCCLILVSYACIISSTLKISSAEGRQKTFSTCSSHLIVVTLYYASGTLIYLRPKSSSSQDTKKFLALIYTTIVPTLNPLIYSLRNKAIKDVLSRMMTDMVKKYIICCP, translated from the exons atggcgaccg GAAACCACACTCTGCTGACCAGATTTGTCCTCTCTGGATGGTCCAACCACCCCCAAGTGCAGCTCTTGCTCTTCTTCACCTTCTGCTTAATCTAcaccatcaccatcactgggaacctgctcatcctcatggtcaCAGTGCACCCCAGCCTCCACATGCCCATGTACTTCTTTCTTCGGGTCCTGTCCCTCCTGGACATTTCCACAGCATCAACCGTTGTCCCCAAGATGCTGGCAAGCTTCCTGTCAGAGGACAGAAGCATCTCCTACATGGGCTGTGCCTCACAGCTCTACTGGGTGATCTTCTCAACAGCCACTGAATGCTACCTCTTGGCAGCCATGGCCTATGACCGTTAcgtggctgtgtgcagccccCTCAGATACGCAGCCATCATGaacagcagagtttgtctctcCTTTGTCCTGCTGGCCTGCTGCAGTGGTACTGTTGTGTCTGTGGTGCAGACAGCTTGGGTGCTCACACTGCCCTTCTGTGGGCCCAGGAAGATGAACTCCTTCTTCTGTGATATTCCTCCACTCCTCATGCTTTCCTGCACTGACACCTTTCCCTATGAAATGCAGATCATTGTGGCCACAGTGCTGGTCCTCTTTACACCATGTTGTCTCATCCTGGTATCCTATGCTTGCATcatctccagcaccctcaaaatttcctctgcagagggcagaCAAAAGACCTTCTCCACCTGTTCCTCACACCTTATTGTTGTAACACTCTATTATGCCAGTGGGACCTTGATTTACTTACGGCCCAAATCCAGTAGTTCACAAGACACTAAGAAGTTCCTGGCTCTCATCTACACAACCATAGTTCCCACACTGAATCCCCTGATTTACAGCCTGAGGAATAAAGCCATAAAAGATGTTCTGAGCAGAATGATGACTGACATGGTGAAGAAATATATAATTTGTTGTCCATGA